The nucleotide window GAGTATTGCgctgagtcccctgtgctatacaataggtccttattgatGATCTCTTTTAAAcacaacaaattatttttaactgcGTATGCAGTCTATCACATATTCCAAACTGAGTTTTTAGAAGAATGTAATTCCAGAGGGATGATAAATCAAACCCTGCCTCTGCTCCCTTAACACTCCTCTGACTCACCCACTATAACCCTGAATCCTATGAGAGGTCCTTCCAGCTCCCTTTACTGAGATGCTCCCACCCTTCTTCTGGGTATGGTGCTTGCTTGATGCAGCAAgctaagaaaacttttttttaaaactacaagtGTGTTCCTGGTACATTATGGTAATAGGTTTCAACACATATATAACAGCATTATGGAGATAAATAATAAACTTTTCTTTAATGTAAGTAAGGACCttaataagcaaatatataaagTTACAGGACAGGTCCGTTCTACTTATAACTCTGCTTATATATTGGAGTTTATTACAATCTCAACCGAATCTTCAGATTTCTAGAAATTTGATAAAGTGAATTTTATTCATCTGGAAGTGAATTTAGGAACGGCCAAGACAATTTTTAGATGAAAAAcaatggaggaggagaaggcataCTACAGGACATCAAAACACATTACAAAATGTAGTACTAAACAGTGTGGTTTGAGAATGGGGACCAATAGATCAGTGAGACAAAAGAGTGTCCCCAAACAGACCCATGTATTTAGAGAGATCATTAATGTATAAGACAGAAGACAGGTGACAAAAAtgacattaaattttttaaaaagatagagaaCAAAGATTATGATTATCAGGAATGGAAAATGAATTTCTCACTCAATTCACTGTTTGAACAGTTAGCTCTATCCACTTGTGCTAAAGGgcagcagaaataaaagaattccaGCTCCAGTGCAGAGGTGGAGAGACGGAGAGTCTATCCTTACAGGGCCATGAGCGAGACAGACAGCAACTTCCTGTGAACCCATGAGAGAGCAGACGTCAAAGAACCACCAGCCACCCCGAGatgtggagagggagaggagcCTTCAGGGAGATGCAGGACCCAAGCATTTGCTTACCTGAGGCCTCTAGAAAACTAGAAACGTGACAAACAGCATGAAGCTCCCAGGGCTGAAGCCACCAGGATGTCCACACCCTAGCAGGTGTTTCCACCAGGGACATCACTTAGGCTCTCACAGAAAGAACGGGGCTCTTTCTGGGGCTGGACCTTCTCAGCTCCTTTAAGCGAGCAAAGGTTTAACACGCAGGGGAAAAGTCATCTGGGCCTTGGGTCCTTGGGGCACTGGTGGAACATCACTGCCCCTGGGGAGGGCACTGCTCTGCCCAAACTTTGTCTTCATCTGCAGAGAATGGCCTCATGACCCcggaggatgacagaggaggggaagggatgaaaaagaaaagctctATTCCTGGAGAGGCAGAAACACTTGTGGGAAAGCTGCAAGAGACAGACTCTTCATGGGGAGCAGCACAACGGGAAGACCCAAAGTCAACAGGAGCAACAAAGTCACCAGAGGAGTTTGAAGTCTCATGGGCCCGTAGCAACAACAAACCTCACAGGTAACTATACCAACAACAGACTTTAACACAGAGTACAACTCCAGTCTAGATTATTACAAACCCTTATTAGCTATCCACTGCCCTGTATaacatacctgctgctgctgctaagtcgcttcagtcgtgtccgactctgtgcgaccccagagacggcagcccaccaggctgccccatccctgagattctccaggcaagaacactggagtgggttgccatttccttctccaatgcatgaaagtgaaaagtgaaagtgaagtcgctcagtcgtgtccaactcttagcgaccccatggactacagcctaccaggctcctccatccatgggattttccaggcaagagtactggagtggggtgccattgcattctccggtATAACATACCTAGCTTTCAACAAAAAAGAACAAGGCACACCATAAGGCAATAAAAAACATGGTCTGAAGAGACAATCATGAAAACCAGACTCAAATATGACACAGACGCTGGAACTACAGGTTtggacattaaaaaacaaaaaaattatgattAATGTATTCCAGGCTTTAATGAAAAAGGTGGACAATATTCAAGATCAGATAGGTAATTTCAGAGATATAGAAACTACAAATCAATGGGAAATGCTAAAAATCAAAAACAtagtaacagaaatgaaaaatgcttCTGACAGGCTCATCAACAGGAATGCTTACTGCCTAaaaggaatcagtgaacttgatGATAAGACAACAGAAAGTACACAAACTGGAAATGCAAAGGGCAaaagagttaaaaacaaacaaacaaaaaaagccagcATCCAAGAGCTGTGAAACAATAGCAAATGGTATAACATAGAGATAACCGGAATCCTCGAAGAAAACAAGAGCTCAAGAAATACTCTAAAAATAATCGTCAAACTTTTCCAGATTAATTAAAAATCCTCATAACCAAAACTATAAAAAGCATATCTATGTGATTATATAACTCCAAAAACATAAAACCTTAGTACCTCAAAAGGAAATGATTATTCATTTGATGTGATCACTTAAATTCTATAATAAAACAATACCATAAAACAATGCCTAATAAACTGGAAGAAATGTTTGCAACAGATATAACAGAATATATCCGTTAAATAAGAAACAAACtgacagaaaaatgggcaaaggtatGAACAGACAATTCATACTACGGTATAAGCCCAATGTGGgtgagggttttgtttgttttgtttactacTTCATCCCAATGCTTAGAACAGTGATTGGCCTACATTAGGCTCCGAATAAACACATGtagaataaaggaataaaaacaagCAGAAGAAAAACTAATGCTTATTTACATATCACAAAGTCTTCAACCTTATTTGTTATaaagaataaacaatttaaaacatgGAGATAGTACTTTTGGCCTATAAGATTGGGAGATACAGAAAAGACTGatggtgggacttcccaggtggtccaggagGTAAGATTCTGTGCTTTCGATGCatgggggtgtgggtttgatctctgattgaggaactaagatcccacacgctatacagtgcagccaaaaaaaggactgatgttaaatgTTGATggcatagagggaaaaaaatctttatattatTGGTTAAATTATAAATTGGTATAATTTTCTGGATAGACAGCTGGCACtatctatttaaattttaatgtgtaTGCTTTCTCCAAGGAATTCTATTTCTTCTATTAGTCACCACAGAGACATGTACACATGTGTTTTGGGGCATGCGTATAATTCTGATTACATCAATCCTACTTGTGAGAGCAAAAATTAGAAGCAATTTGAACAATCATCAACAAGGCAATTATTACTATATGGCACATCCATTCTGTGAAATACTACAAGAGGTAAATGAAATGAAGTAGTCCTACATGTACTGGGATGAAAATACTCGGCAAGATATAATGTACAGCGAAGAAAGTAGGTTATAGTACAATGTGATATCACTATTTAAAAAGTCTAAGGTGCTAAAATTGTGAAAGGTTGATGGAAAAATACATATCTGCATGTTGCCAAAGTATCCCTCACATATCTGTTAATGACAAAAAGAAGACACCTGTCCAACAGGGGAATTAGGAAGTCACCTTAAACCCAGTGACCAAAACTAGCATCACTTACAGTTGAGATTAGATCACTGCCTCCTGACAGGATGCAATATAAAAGCTACATCACCTACTAAAGTATTTttgctcaaaatattttaagttagaTTTAAATCTAACTTCTGGTTTACAGAAAATACAAGGCATAAAGCAACAAGTTAAACAATGATAGAAAGAAACAACCAGCCAATTTGGAATGTGGGACCTCATTACATAAAATTGCTTGCTCTCCCAAAACTCAACGTCATTGGGGAAAAAGTCAAGGGGAAAGGCAGGAATGTTTTAGGCTAAGAAGATTTAAGGTACATAATAAAGTGTAAGCTGCAGTCCTTAATACAACTATAAAATGACACTATAAAAGTTTATAAAGCAAAAGTAGCAAAATGCTGCCAATCATTAAATCTGGACACAAGTTTATGGATGTTGTCTGgtatttctttctacttttctaaatAATGCTATGTTTCTGTATGTattatacatgcacatacacaggAAAACTACATTTACAGTGATCATAGCTGGTCCTTCAGGAAGAGGACCGGAACTGGGAAAACAGGTATAGAAGTCAGGTCCGACAAGTCtaggaaaacagaaacataacAACACACGGATGGTGCACCAACCTTGACATATTCAACAGCTCTCGGAGAAAAATCACAGGCATAGGCAAAGATATCTGGATCTTCTTCTAAAAGTGGGAATAAACAGTTCCCAACCCCACAGCCAGCTTCAAGAATAGTCAATTTTTGATCTTCAAACTGAGGAAAGAGAACCCAAAGTTACAGTACACAACATCCACctaatgaagaaacaaactaaaAGGTCCAGAACAGGAAACAGGCCTCTGCCCCCTCGGGGTAGACGATTCACCAGTGAGCTGATAACCCGAAGCCACTGATGCCTCGTCTGTGTCCAACACTGGGTAACCTGGTGTGGAGAAAACAGCAGCGTAAGGGCCAACACAACAGGCTCTCAGGTTAGACTGCCTGCGCTCAAATCTGAACGCTTCCCCTCACCCTGCGTTCCGTCACTGAACAAGTCACTTAAACAGCTTTGTCCCTCAATTTCATCAGCAAGTAGAAATAACACTAACGCTAAACTTCAACATGTTACTTTAAGGTTTAAATTACAGAACACTACTGTTAAGTTCACGTAAAGGGGTGTGGTGAAGTATCCATCACCATTATCATTATGAACCCGTCACTGAAATCATTCAGTAATAACTCAATATTTACAACTTTCAGATTAgccttaaagaaacagaaaatgcccACCAAAGTCCTCTCTCCTCTGTATTTTACAACTCAGCAACTGCTCAAACTATTTGAGACAGTGTATATCTAAGCTACAAAAATTCATGAAGCCTTTGACAGGATTCATAAATTTTTGACCTCACACTCGCCCTGGGAATGCAATAAAACACCCCTCTTCTACAGATTTTAAATGAAGAATCACTCCAACAAGGTGGGGTATTGGTTTACCTCTCTACATGATCTGAGCTCCTCAAactctctggtagtccagtgtctATCTTTGAAGAAATTAGTGctgtttcttttgtaaaaaagGTCCCAGTTCTTCTGAGCCTCTTTTTCCAGTTTCTGCTGTTTAAAATCAGACACTAAAGCTTGGTCTCTCTTCAGTTTCTCCTCTTCTTCAGAGCTGAGAATCCTTGTCTGCAGCCCTCTCCTTTGCAAAGCAGCCATCTCCGACGTGGATGGTCATATATTGAACATTTAACACTGCTGGAGATTCTCCATTCCTCAACAACCTGAGGAATTCAAGCGGATACCACACACACAGGCAGGGTCCTCTCAGAGGTGGTCCCTCAGGCTGGGTTCAAGCCTGAAGCAGCATCGGATACTTCGcaggaaaggaaaacaacaacaacattcccgTTGGGGGTTCtagaacaggttttttttttttttaagatgctcaGTTAGTGGTTCTAGAATAGTTGTTTCACTTAACATTTCAATTCGGCAAACATTTACGAGATGCTGAGCCTACACAAAGCCCTACTCCACTACAGGAGAAGAGGTCACAAAGAACAAGACACAGACCCCAGCCTTCAGGGGGCTGACATCCAGCGGCCGGGCTCTCACGCACAGAAAGGCTTAATTACAACGGAACAGTCAGTAAGCCGctttaggcaagaaaaaaaagtccctcTCAAGAACTGACTGAGAAACCTTACGGTTCCTCAGGGTTCGGTGTCCGCGAAACGGGGGTGTCTTTAAAAACAACCACGACGGCTGTCCGAGCCGGAGGCGGTCGGTCACCGTCGCCAAGGACGCGAGACACGGCGTTTTTCGGGGAAAACGGAGCTACTACGTCCGGGTGGCCCGAGTCCGTCTCATGAACCCGAGGGGGCGTCCCTTTCGGGAACTGAGGCCCTCGCGCCGCCTTGGGCGCGCGAAGGAGACGAAGAAGAGGCTCAGGGACGCGGAGAGTGGGGCCGCCAGCACCCTGCGGATGAGCCGGGCCGCCCAGCCGCGAGGGGCGGCGGCGACCCGCGTGAGCCTAGTCCACCGCGCGCTGGGCGCCCCAGTCAGCAGTTCTTAGGTTCCCCTAAAGGGTGGGGCCGGGCGCGCCGAGCCCCCAGCCGGGCGCAGCCTCAGAAGCAGAATTTGGGAGCCACcgcggggaaaaaaaaaaaaaaactcccaaaacCTCACTCCCGCCCCGCGGAGAGACCTCGAATCCGGATTCTCCCCGCGGAGAAGACCTTCGGCCATGGCACCGCCCCCGCTACTTCCGCTGGGGGCCCGGAAGTCCCTCCTCGGCGCCGGAAGTTCCGCCGTCGGGTCTCCTCAGAGTCGTCCCCCGCCCAGACGCGTTGGCCCGAGCTCGTTTCCGGCTTGCGCGGGTGGGCGCCGGCTCGGCTCCCCGCGCGCCCCCGAGCGCTGTCCCGGGAGCGCGGCTGCCCCGGACGCCGGCGCCGGCGGCTCGGGCCGGGGCCGCGCCAGGAGGGCCGGGCGGGCGAGAGGCCCTTGCGGGGCCATGAACGGGACGGCCAACCCGCTGCTGGACCGCGAGGAGCACTGCCTGCGGCTCGGGGAGAGCTTCGAGAAGCGGCCGCGGGCCTCCTTCCACACCATCCGCTGTGAGTCCGCCCCCCGGCCGCCCTCGGCCCCGCAGAAGGCCAGGGGGCCTTGCCGGCGTTCCCTCCCTCGGGGGACCTCggatttttcctttggttttttcCCAGCTGCCTCTTCTCACACCAGACCTTTCCCTCAGCTCCCAGGTTTTCTCCGCCTTGCGCTACCAAATGCTTCTTCCGAAGGTCTTTGGACCCTCTTGCGCCCTGAACCTCCACGTCCCCCTGTTACTACCGAAAGGCTGCGACCCCACATCAGTTTCCAGCTTCTTTGTATTCCAGCCTCTCCTCACCCCCACCGCCCCACACACAACCCGATCCCCGCGCTTCAGGAGCTCTTCTCGTTTCCTCGGGGTTGGCATCCTCCACCTTTCCCTCTTATTACCAAAGGGCTGCGACCCCGCATCAGTTTCCAGCTTCTTTGTATTccagcctcccccctccccctcgaTACACACCCCGATCCCCACTGGGGATCTCCACGCTTCAGGAGCTCTTCTCGTTTTCCTTGGGGTTGGCCTCCACTCCCTCCTGTTCCATTCCCttcctgtcttctttccttttttttccttgcccGCTTTGGTTCTGGCCTCCCCGACGCCCGGCTGCAGCCCCAGAATCCGCAGCTCTGCACCTCATCCGTCTTCTTTTCCTCCATATATCTGTGCCAGCTTGTCTCGTGCTTTGATGTCTTTTTGAGGTCACCAGACTACCCCTGACTTTTCCTCCAGATCCAGTCCCTTGTGGGTGGAAAGTAAAATTAGGATTGGAGAGCCAGGAATAAGTTAGAGCTCGATCTATGTTTGGAAGCAAAAGCCAGCAGGCATAAGGAATGTGCAAATAGTCATTATGCAGGACCTCTTTTTTTCTCCATGATTACAGACTCTGTTGAGGGAGGGCCTTTCCACTGTGTATCCTGGGTGAAGAATTGGCCACCAGAGCATCCCACTATGATTCACAGACTCCTGGTTTCGCGTCCTGGTAGCCCCAGTACTGGTTAAGACTTGTTTTTGTCCGAGGAGTTCTTAGATGTGACTCAACACCTTGAAACAGGGCGTAGTAGATAATGAACTTCTGTTTTCCTGTGGTCACTTGCCAGCCCATTATTCTGCTTCCTGCTGACAGCAGATCAGCCCTCTGAGGGGCTGGGTTTTGGGAATGTGATAAGAGCAGCAGCATTTCCTGAGCAGTTTACTAAGTTGGTGGTGTAGCAGAATGAAGGACAGCGTGCAGTTTAAATAAGACACTTTACTGAAGTACCTGGCCTGCAGTTTGAGGCAGGTTTGTGTTAAAAGGGAGTAAGGTGGCTGTTCACGCTGTGCCTTAACTGCAGTTCAGAAACATGGGCAGGATTAACCTTTGGAAATACAGTTCAACCTTCTGCTCCAGATAGCTATAGGAATATTCTTATTAAAGCTGTGGAACTGGAGTATGGCAAATCCTCACTTTGACAGTTCTTATCAAAATGCTGTGACCTTTCATGTTTCATACTGTGTTTTACAATCACAGGGTTTTAAAAACATACTCTGTCGCTTTTCATCCTTACAATAACCCTAATAAAACACCTCATTGTGGGGTAATAAGGCATGAATTTTCATCTGTCACTTAAGGGAAGGGAGTATCTTTGCTTAATGAAAAGTTATGTAAATTTTAgcctttttccttcaaaattatcCAGTGGGGATAAGAGGGAAAGTATATGGAGGTACAGATGAAACAATATTGTCCCAGAACTGGTAATGAAGCTGGGTGATGGTACACAGGACTCATTGTATTATTCTCTTTGCTGTTGTATATGAGAAGTTTTCCACAGTGagataacattttaagaaattctaagtggtttgtattttcttttatctgaatTACAACAAATTTCCATTCTTACATGCGAATGCCGTGCAAGCACTTAATACAAGTAACCTGGTGGATgaatgcttcttttctttccctttagatGACTTTAAGCCGGCGTCTATAGATACTTCCTGTGAAGGAGAGCTTCAGGTCGGCAAAGGAGATGAAGTCACAATTACGCTGCCACATATCCCTGTAGGTATTATTACAtcgttgttgttttttaatgtggaatCACAGTGAATCCTCATATTCTGTTATTCCAAtttgatttcctcctttttaaaaacttctagaTTTCTGAAGTGCCAAcataaggagaaaaggaactatGGGGGTCAGATGGGATAGAATTCATGCTTCCCAGGCtccttagtaaaaaaaaattctttgtagtTTTTCCCAAACTCCCTTTCTCCATTTGTTCCTAAGAAGGCAAGGTGGGACCTGGCTCCTCCTTTAGACATATGTAGCCTCCGCCAGCAGCTGCAGAGAAAGAGGCCCAAGTGCCCTATGGGTATAAAACAGCAATAGCTTAGGGGCGTGGAGAGGCAGGGGCAGCATCAGCATGGTTCGTGAATCTGGCAGGGGGTGATGTGCAGGCTGGCAGTTTCAGGCAGGGCCTAGGTTCAGAGCCACAGGTTAAAAGCTGAGTGGAGAACGCTCGCAGAGAGACACTGCTAAAGTCTTACCAAGGCACCACTCTGATCGCAAGGATCAGACAGAATAGTCTTAATAAACACGTGCATGTCCCAGGCCTGTCCTGGAACATGATTAGTTCTTGGTAACCAGTGAGAGAATGAAAAGGCTCTAGACAGAGAGCCTGGGAAGCTTTGTGCTGACAGAAAACTGTCTGCCAGTTCAAACTGCTGTCTCATTAGTTGTTGCCTTTGGCAGGTTGCATCATCTCCCTTTGGACCTTACTTTcccaaatgtaaaataaagaggTTAGATAAATGATCCCTAACGTCCCTTCCAGCTCTTAATTTTTACTGTATGAACCAGAAGTCAAGGAGCCAACCAATTTCTGATTCCATCCAGGGGATTAAACGATACATTCGGCAAATGTTAACATCCACCCACTGTGGTGCTGGCTCATTACTAGGTACTGAGAATATATTCTTGAAGAAAACAAGCGTGTTTCTTGTCCTTAGGGAGTTTAAATAACTGTAGGAAAACATAGCacttattttagaaaatctaGGGAGACTTGCCTGAGGAAGTGACCTTTGAGCAGATTTGAAGGTTGAATAactgagagggagggaagggttgGGATGTTGCAGACAGAATCCTTGTTAAATCCCTGCAGGACAGAACTTGCGGTTCTCAGAGAGGACTGGTGCCTTCTTCTCTGGAACCCGCAGAGCCCGGGGTGAGAGGAGCCGGTGCAGTGGAGGGGCCAGGTGGCTGGTTTATAGGTTTTCTTTTTGGGCCTTAAGCACTGGGCAGTCATGGAAGGCCTTAGGCAGGTTAGTGGCTTGAGGTACTTGAACCAGCCAGAACAGTGAGCCTGGAGAAGGTGTGTGGTTACTTAGCATGAAGGGGAAGCCCGGACTCTCCTATTACAAGGAAATGCAGAGATCACTCACTAGCTTTACTGCTCATAGTGAGAGCTCTACTCAGTGTCAGACAGGAATGCGTCACTTCTGTTTCTCAGTTCACACTTTGCTATTATTTGTAACATTTCCCAAATCTCTGGAAAATGTACAGTAActtaaaaattcaatatttatttcttgatTACTTAGAGATAGTTGCACAGTTATATATTCTTGCTGTATTACTTCCTCTTTAACTCCTGGcttcccaagcaaaaataaaatgcaatcagcttattctgtttctttttttaaaaaaaaaaattttatttatttgactgcgctgagtcttagttgcagcatgtgggatctagttccctgactaggaaccgaacccgggccccctgccttgcaagcacagagtcttagccactggaccaccaaggaagtcccctttcTATTCCTGTTTGGGTAGTTCTGATAAAAGATTTGATGAGATAAAGCCAGCTCTAAATTCAGTCTTGATATTCATAACTAGGGTATTTGGTTTGATTGTCTGAATTGTTCTTTTGTGGCGGAAAAGGGATCCACACCACCGATGACTGTGTTCAAGGGGAACAAGCGGCCTTACCAGAAGGACTGTGTGCTGATCATCAATCACGACACTGGAGAGTATGTGCTGGAAAAGctcagcagcagcatccaggTCAAGAAGACGCGGTATGTGAACAAGCAGATAAAGGTTGCTGTGCCGTTTCTGTAGACTTACCTTGTCTATTCAGTTATTTTATAAGAGTATGCCCATCTGGGAATTTAGCGTCCTGTTGGCAGGCTCAGCAGCTCCCACCTGTGTCTTCTCAGACAAGTcaataaaatatcttttcctcaaaggcaatgaaaataaattatgtttttaagacCTGAAACGTAGAAGTCACTGGGGAGAAGGGTGTGCTTTATGATTAAGTCAATTTTATTAatctcatgggaaatagatggggaaacagtggaaacagtgtcagactttattttttgggctccaaaatcactgcagatggtgactgcagccatgaaattaaaagacacttactccttggaagaaaagttatgaccaacctagatagcatattcaaaagcagagacattactttgccaacaaaggtccatctagtcaaggctatggtttttcctgtggtcatgtatggatgtgagagttggactgtgaagaaggctgagtgcagaagaattgatgcttttgagctgtggtgttggacaagactcttgagagtcccttggactgcaaggagatccaaccagtccattctgaaggagatcagccctgggatttctttggaaggaatgatgctaaagctgaaactccagtactttggccacctcatgcgaagagttgactcattggaaaaga belongs to Bubalus bubalis isolate 160015118507 breed Murrah chromosome 1, NDDB_SH_1, whole genome shotgun sequence and includes:
- the METTL6 gene encoding tRNA N(3)-methylcytidine methyltransferase METTL6 isoform X3, producing MAALQRRGLQTRILSSEEEEKLKRDQALVSDFKQQKLEKEAQKNWDLFYKRNSTNFFKDRHWTTREFEELRSCREFEDQKLTILEAGCGVGNCLFPLLEEDPDIFAYACDFSPRAVEYVKQNPLYDTERCRVFQCDLTKDDLLEHVPPESVDVVMLIFVLSAVHPDKMHLVLQNIYKNSWRGSFWTQVTKKR
- the METTL6 gene encoding tRNA N(3)-methylcytidine methyltransferase METTL6 isoform X2, translated to MAALQRRGLQTRILSSEEEEKLKRDQALVSDFKQQKLEKEAQKNWDLFYKRNSTNFFKDRHWTTREFEELRSCREFEDQKLTILEAGCGVGNCLFPLLEEDPDIFAYACDFSPRAVEYVKQNPLYDTERCRVFQCDLTKDDLLEHVPPESVDVVMLIFVLSAVHPDKMHLVLQNIYKPPIEFLFQLTWNEFTAAV
- the METTL6 gene encoding tRNA N(3)-methylcytidine methyltransferase METTL6 isoform X4: MAALQRRGLQTRILSSEEEEKLKRDQALVSDFKQQKLEKEAQKNWDLFYKRNSTNFFKDRHWTTREFEELRSCREFEDQKLTILEAGCGVGNCLFPLLEEDPDIFAYACDFSPRAVEYVKQNPLYDTERCRVFQCDLTKDDLLEHVPPESVDVVMLIFVLSAVHPDKMHLVLQNIYKEAFKVCYQLNGMFQI
- the EAF1 gene encoding ELL-associated factor 1, whose protein sequence is MAPPPLLPLGARKSLLGAGSSAVGSPQSRPPPRRVGPSSFPACAGGRRLGSPRAPERCPGSAAAPDAGAGGSGRGRARRAGRARGPCGAMNGTANPLLDREEHCLRLGESFEKRPRASFHTIRYDFKPASIDTSCEGELQVGKGDEVTITLPHIPGSTPPMTVFKGNKRPYQKDCVLIINHDTGEYVLEKLSSSIQVKKTRAEGSSKIQARMEQQPPRPPQPSQPPPPPPMPFRAPTKPPAGPKTSPLKDNPSPEPQLDDIKRELRAEVDIIEQMSSSSGSSSSDSESSSGSDDDSSSSGGEDSGPASPLQPFGGRPAVANGTGAARPPGSTQLMSTLRNDLQLSESGSDSDD